A genomic window from Lotus japonicus ecotype B-129 chromosome 1, LjGifu_v1.2 includes:
- the LOC130728261 gene encoding uncharacterized protein LOC130728261, with the protein MSETSVKENLKKTSAPPIVKLDKAFKLAEVWVNNMSKAADDETTDMDIGVRHPRLGLGAKVSRQSKVEATSNDPVERKLFAKLDAAKRKASNIAKESTSVASNILDDDEDDEDAESRTSAFVKRKAVAPPTSSIPGNKKQK; encoded by the exons ATGAGTGAAACCAGTGTTAAGGAAAATCTAAAGAAAACCAGTGCTCCCCCAATTGTTAAGTTGGACAAGGCATTCAAGTTG GCTGAGGTATGGGTTAACAATATGAGCAAAGCTGCAGATGATGAAACAACAGATATGGATATTGGGGTTCGACATCCTAG GCTTGGTCTTGGGGCAAAAGTCTCACGCCAATCCAAAGTTGAGGCTACATCAAATGACCCTGTTGAAAGAAAATTGTTTGCCAAATTGGATGCTGCAAAAAGAAAAGCATCCAATATTGCTAAAGAGTCTACTTCAGTTGCATCAAATATtttagatgatgatgaagacgatGAAGATGCCGAAAGCAGAACAAGTGCATTTGTCAAGAGGAAAGCAGTAGCTCCTCCGACCTCGTCTATACCGGGAAATAAAAAGCAGAAGTGA
- the LOC130728258 gene encoding uncharacterized protein LOC130728258 isoform X2 translates to MPKRSKRFPVQYEKDQSGCMWGFISIFDFRHGRSTWKLIADRSHSSRHAVGSILAKNKFETLSNLDEEYQGNFDRVESKRLTVTTDADKLSVKKLIEEEMFIDQDDVKDQVNAEVESKQSRSGREDSLKTDSKRKKKSRKKSADMDSRELNATLKPELLHNQHLKQQSKDDIDLDKIMEDFCDIERACSMMHEDNDGKVHAQSDPKHVISEDLAKDAIHDFVNHMILNGKDLVEDRKFLCSQELVEALRVISSDKELSLRLLHDPNSHLLKYIQEVENAKGGSDEEYSSITSSNLSKQDHGNLKQTSEIVNRKHLKFLRKKVKSQSKGPTNKNEKSEFSNRIVILKPALTGMQNSESENNLASSLESQDIVHYKGPPVRASSHFSLKEIKKKLKHAIGKERHGNPELAAEHKKKEAGGKAIGKASLGMRSPSKEHFFIEKIARPMFDVMKGNKTSTLKYSVEHESDAPKDRVSNIYIEAKKHLCEMLDNGDENTSISSRQIPKTLGKILSLPEYSFSPLGSPARNMEHHFVTAQARFPTSDKTCEVNEDNSSPKQATSTGHVDQETDNSENQTSIYDESSKIEVQKIKSESTLSRDPGQVYTNEDNLESTEEKSVLESSRDPTGFIAGKDQNNDISQIPDSARCSEFLNEDVAEEIQPSSPLSPPSRSSIPKKLEELPSPVSVLDTLFTEDDFSPGFSRCQPVKLSAQPIQIQFEEHDSSTTDQFDRGKYRVEENELIYDYINAVFHASGLTRDQLFMKCLSSDNILDPSLFDQIEFFSNLLRHDQKLLFDCINEVLMEICWHYFGVSPWASFVNPSIRPTPSMKKVILKVWEGVCWHVLPLPPPHTLEQIVRKDMERNGAWMDLRVHAETVGFEMGEVILAELIEDTILSLVSEGTESSSFLLQFELKDNERSTG, encoded by the exons ATGCCAAAGAGGTCCAAAAGATTCCCTGTCCAGTATGAGAAAGACCAGTCAGGTTGTATGTGGGGTTTTATCAGTATATTTGATTTTCGCCATGGCCGCTCTACTTGGAAGTTAATTGCAGATCGGAGTCACAGCAGCAGGCATGCTGTTG GTTCTATACTTGCCAAGAACAAGTTTGAGACATTGAGCAATTTGGATGAAGAATATCAGGGCAATTTT GACAGAGTAGAGAGTAAAAGACTAACAGTGACAACTGATGCTGATAAGCTTAGTGTGAAGAAACTTATAGAAGAAGAAATGTTCATTGACCAGGATGATGTAAAGGATCAAGTTAATGCTGAAGTAGAATCAAAGCAATCCAGATCAGGGCGTGAAGACTCCCTGAAGACagattccaaaagaaaaaagaaatctCGCAAGAAAAGCGCCGATATGGATAGCCGTGAGTTGAATGCAACCTTGAAACCTGAGCTCTTACATAATCAGCATTTAAAGCAGCAATCAAAAGATGACATTGATTTGGACAAGATAATGGAAGATTTTTGTGATATTGAACGTGCTTGTTCCATGATGCATGAGGACAATGATGGCAAAGTTCACGCACAATCAGACCCAAAACATGTTATCTCTGAAGACCTTGCAAAAGATGCAATACATGACTTCGTGAATCATATGATATTGAATGGGAAAGATCTGGTAGAAGATAGAAAATTCCTTTGCTCACAGGAACTCGTGGAAGCCCTTCGGGTTATAAGCTCAGATAAGGAATTGTCTCTCAGACTTCTGCACGACCCGAACTCTCACTTATTGAAATATATTCAGGAGGTTGAAAATGCTAAAGGGGGAAGTGACGAAGAATACAGTTCAATTACTAGCTCCAACTTATCCAAACAAGACCATGGAAATCTGAAACAAACTAGCGAGATTGTCAACCGCAAGCATCTTAAATTTTTGAGGAAGAAGGTAAAGTCTCAATCAAAAGGTCCAACAAATAAAAATGAGAAGAGCGAGTTTTCAAACAGAATTGTCATTCTGAAACCTGCGCTAACGGGCATGCAAAATTCTGAAAGTGAAAACAACCTTGCTTCATCACTGGAATCTCAGGATATTGTCCATTACAAAGGCCCTCCAGTAAGAGCAAGTTCACATTTTTCACTTAAAGAGATAAAGAAGAAATTAAAGCATGCTATCGGAAAGGAGAGGCATGGAAACCCTGAACTCGCTGCTGAACATAAAAAAAAGGAAGCAGGAGGCAAAGCCATTGGTAAAGCTAGTCTTGGAATGAGATCTCCTAGTAAAGAACATTTCTTCATTGAAAAGATTGCAAGACCTATGTTTGATGTTATGAAAGGAAACAAGACAAGTACATTGAAATACTCTGTGGAACATGAAAGTGATGCTCCCAAAGATAGGGTTTCTAACATATATATTGAGGCCAAGAAACATCTCTGTGAAATGCTGGATAATGGAGATGAGAACACAAGCATTTCAAGCAGGCAGATTCCCAAAACCCTTGGGAAAATTCTCTCACTTCCCGAGTACAGCTTTTCTCCTCTTGGAAGTCCTGCAAGGAATATGGAGCACCATTTTGTGACTGCACAGGCGAGATTTCCCACTTCAGATAAAACTTGTGAGGTTAATGAGGATAACTCTTCTCCCAAACAAGCAACCTCTACTGGTCATGTGGATCAGGAAACAGACAATTCAGAGAACCAGACAAGCATTTATGATGAAAGCTCTAAAATTGAAGTGCAAAAAATAAAGTCTGAGTCAACTCTCTCGCGTGATCCTGGTCAAGTTTATACTAATGAAG ATAATTTAGAATCTACAGAAGAGAAAAGTGTTCTGGAATCTTCCAGGGATCCTACTGGCTTCATTGCAGGGAAGGACCAAAATAATGATATCTCACAAATTCCTGATAGTGCTAGATGTTCTGAATTTTTGAATGAG GATGTTGCAGAAGAGATCCAACCATCGTCACCACTCTCACCCCCTTCTCGCTCTTCCATCCCTAAGAAACTTGAAGAGCTACCAAGTCCTGTTTCTGTGCTCGATACACTGTTCACAGAAGATGACTTCAGCCCTGGGTTCTCCAGATGTCAACCTG TTAAATTATCAGCACAACCAATACAAATTCAATTTGAAGAACACGACTCTTCAACCACGGATCAATTTGATAGAGGAAAGTATCGTGTTGAAGAAAATGAATTGATATATGACTACATTAATGCTGTCTTTCATGCCTCTGGCTTGACTCGAGATCAATTGTTCATGAAATGCCTTTCCTCAGACAACATACTAGATCCTTCCCTGTTTGATCAGATTGAGTTCTTCTCAAATCTACTTCGACACGACCAGAAGCTCCTATTTGATTGCATCAATGAAGTTCTCATGGAGATTTGTTGGCATTACTTTGGGGTCTCGCCTTGGGCATCATTTGTAAATCCTAGCATTAGACCAACTCCAAGTATGAAGAAGGTTATTCTCAAGGTCTGGGAAGGAGTGTGCTGGCATGTCCTTCCCTTGCCCCCGCCACATACTTTGGAGCAAATTGTGAGGAAAGACATGGAGAGAAATGGAGCATGGATGGACCTTCGAGTTCATGCTGAAACAGTTGGTTTTGAAATGGGCGAGGTGATTCTCGCCGAACTGATCGAAGATACAATTTTGAGCCTTGTGAGTGAGGGTACAGAAAGTAGTTCTTTTCTGCTTCAATTTGAATTGAAGGACAATGAGAGGAGCACTGGCTGA
- the LOC130728258 gene encoding uncharacterized protein LOC130728258 isoform X1, which produces MPKRSKRFPVQYEKDQSGCMWGFISIFDFRHGRSTWKLIADRSHSSRHAVGSILAKNKFETLSNLDEEYQGNFFQDRVESKRLTVTTDADKLSVKKLIEEEMFIDQDDVKDQVNAEVESKQSRSGREDSLKTDSKRKKKSRKKSADMDSRELNATLKPELLHNQHLKQQSKDDIDLDKIMEDFCDIERACSMMHEDNDGKVHAQSDPKHVISEDLAKDAIHDFVNHMILNGKDLVEDRKFLCSQELVEALRVISSDKELSLRLLHDPNSHLLKYIQEVENAKGGSDEEYSSITSSNLSKQDHGNLKQTSEIVNRKHLKFLRKKVKSQSKGPTNKNEKSEFSNRIVILKPALTGMQNSESENNLASSLESQDIVHYKGPPVRASSHFSLKEIKKKLKHAIGKERHGNPELAAEHKKKEAGGKAIGKASLGMRSPSKEHFFIEKIARPMFDVMKGNKTSTLKYSVEHESDAPKDRVSNIYIEAKKHLCEMLDNGDENTSISSRQIPKTLGKILSLPEYSFSPLGSPARNMEHHFVTAQARFPTSDKTCEVNEDNSSPKQATSTGHVDQETDNSENQTSIYDESSKIEVQKIKSESTLSRDPGQVYTNEDNLESTEEKSVLESSRDPTGFIAGKDQNNDISQIPDSARCSEFLNEDVAEEIQPSSPLSPPSRSSIPKKLEELPSPVSVLDTLFTEDDFSPGFSRCQPVKLSAQPIQIQFEEHDSSTTDQFDRGKYRVEENELIYDYINAVFHASGLTRDQLFMKCLSSDNILDPSLFDQIEFFSNLLRHDQKLLFDCINEVLMEICWHYFGVSPWASFVNPSIRPTPSMKKVILKVWEGVCWHVLPLPPPHTLEQIVRKDMERNGAWMDLRVHAETVGFEMGEVILAELIEDTILSLVSEGTESSSFLLQFELKDNERSTG; this is translated from the exons ATGCCAAAGAGGTCCAAAAGATTCCCTGTCCAGTATGAGAAAGACCAGTCAGGTTGTATGTGGGGTTTTATCAGTATATTTGATTTTCGCCATGGCCGCTCTACTTGGAAGTTAATTGCAGATCGGAGTCACAGCAGCAGGCATGCTGTTG GTTCTATACTTGCCAAGAACAAGTTTGAGACATTGAGCAATTTGGATGAAGAATATCAGGGCAATTTT TTTCAGGACAGAGTAGAGAGTAAAAGACTAACAGTGACAACTGATGCTGATAAGCTTAGTGTGAAGAAACTTATAGAAGAAGAAATGTTCATTGACCAGGATGATGTAAAGGATCAAGTTAATGCTGAAGTAGAATCAAAGCAATCCAGATCAGGGCGTGAAGACTCCCTGAAGACagattccaaaagaaaaaagaaatctCGCAAGAAAAGCGCCGATATGGATAGCCGTGAGTTGAATGCAACCTTGAAACCTGAGCTCTTACATAATCAGCATTTAAAGCAGCAATCAAAAGATGACATTGATTTGGACAAGATAATGGAAGATTTTTGTGATATTGAACGTGCTTGTTCCATGATGCATGAGGACAATGATGGCAAAGTTCACGCACAATCAGACCCAAAACATGTTATCTCTGAAGACCTTGCAAAAGATGCAATACATGACTTCGTGAATCATATGATATTGAATGGGAAAGATCTGGTAGAAGATAGAAAATTCCTTTGCTCACAGGAACTCGTGGAAGCCCTTCGGGTTATAAGCTCAGATAAGGAATTGTCTCTCAGACTTCTGCACGACCCGAACTCTCACTTATTGAAATATATTCAGGAGGTTGAAAATGCTAAAGGGGGAAGTGACGAAGAATACAGTTCAATTACTAGCTCCAACTTATCCAAACAAGACCATGGAAATCTGAAACAAACTAGCGAGATTGTCAACCGCAAGCATCTTAAATTTTTGAGGAAGAAGGTAAAGTCTCAATCAAAAGGTCCAACAAATAAAAATGAGAAGAGCGAGTTTTCAAACAGAATTGTCATTCTGAAACCTGCGCTAACGGGCATGCAAAATTCTGAAAGTGAAAACAACCTTGCTTCATCACTGGAATCTCAGGATATTGTCCATTACAAAGGCCCTCCAGTAAGAGCAAGTTCACATTTTTCACTTAAAGAGATAAAGAAGAAATTAAAGCATGCTATCGGAAAGGAGAGGCATGGAAACCCTGAACTCGCTGCTGAACATAAAAAAAAGGAAGCAGGAGGCAAAGCCATTGGTAAAGCTAGTCTTGGAATGAGATCTCCTAGTAAAGAACATTTCTTCATTGAAAAGATTGCAAGACCTATGTTTGATGTTATGAAAGGAAACAAGACAAGTACATTGAAATACTCTGTGGAACATGAAAGTGATGCTCCCAAAGATAGGGTTTCTAACATATATATTGAGGCCAAGAAACATCTCTGTGAAATGCTGGATAATGGAGATGAGAACACAAGCATTTCAAGCAGGCAGATTCCCAAAACCCTTGGGAAAATTCTCTCACTTCCCGAGTACAGCTTTTCTCCTCTTGGAAGTCCTGCAAGGAATATGGAGCACCATTTTGTGACTGCACAGGCGAGATTTCCCACTTCAGATAAAACTTGTGAGGTTAATGAGGATAACTCTTCTCCCAAACAAGCAACCTCTACTGGTCATGTGGATCAGGAAACAGACAATTCAGAGAACCAGACAAGCATTTATGATGAAAGCTCTAAAATTGAAGTGCAAAAAATAAAGTCTGAGTCAACTCTCTCGCGTGATCCTGGTCAAGTTTATACTAATGAAG ATAATTTAGAATCTACAGAAGAGAAAAGTGTTCTGGAATCTTCCAGGGATCCTACTGGCTTCATTGCAGGGAAGGACCAAAATAATGATATCTCACAAATTCCTGATAGTGCTAGATGTTCTGAATTTTTGAATGAG GATGTTGCAGAAGAGATCCAACCATCGTCACCACTCTCACCCCCTTCTCGCTCTTCCATCCCTAAGAAACTTGAAGAGCTACCAAGTCCTGTTTCTGTGCTCGATACACTGTTCACAGAAGATGACTTCAGCCCTGGGTTCTCCAGATGTCAACCTG TTAAATTATCAGCACAACCAATACAAATTCAATTTGAAGAACACGACTCTTCAACCACGGATCAATTTGATAGAGGAAAGTATCGTGTTGAAGAAAATGAATTGATATATGACTACATTAATGCTGTCTTTCATGCCTCTGGCTTGACTCGAGATCAATTGTTCATGAAATGCCTTTCCTCAGACAACATACTAGATCCTTCCCTGTTTGATCAGATTGAGTTCTTCTCAAATCTACTTCGACACGACCAGAAGCTCCTATTTGATTGCATCAATGAAGTTCTCATGGAGATTTGTTGGCATTACTTTGGGGTCTCGCCTTGGGCATCATTTGTAAATCCTAGCATTAGACCAACTCCAAGTATGAAGAAGGTTATTCTCAAGGTCTGGGAAGGAGTGTGCTGGCATGTCCTTCCCTTGCCCCCGCCACATACTTTGGAGCAAATTGTGAGGAAAGACATGGAGAGAAATGGAGCATGGATGGACCTTCGAGTTCATGCTGAAACAGTTGGTTTTGAAATGGGCGAGGTGATTCTCGCCGAACTGATCGAAGATACAATTTTGAGCCTTGTGAGTGAGGGTACAGAAAGTAGTTCTTTTCTGCTTCAATTTGAATTGAAGGACAATGAGAGGAGCACTGGCTGA
- the LOC130732317 gene encoding uncharacterized protein LOC130732317 has translation MDPNNMADLDIYDVIIDDIMNDTTIEDMMQEEMEFYQRRANTVRPKRTRKVIERDREAGNERLWNDYFSENPVNTEELFRRRFRMRKHVFLRIVGALGSHDPYFLMSVDAVGRQGLSPLQKCIAAIRMLAYGSPADSVDEYVRIGESTAIECLKNFVKGVCSSW, from the coding sequence ATGGATCCAAACAATATGGCCGACTTGGACATTTACGACGTAATTATTGACGATATTATGAATGACACGACTATAGAAGATATGATGCAGGAGGAGATGGAGTTTTATCAACGACGTGCCAACACCGTTAGGCCCAAGCGAACAAGAAaggtgatagagagagatcgtgaagcTGGGAACGAGCGGTTGTGGAATGACTACTTCTCAGAAAATCCTGTGAACACGGAAGAGCTTTTCCGACGAAGGTTTCGAATGCGAAAGCATGTGTTCCTCAGAATTGTAGGGGCCCTTGGgtctcatgacccgtactttttaatgtctgtcgatgcagttggaagacaaggcctgtcaccattacaaaagtgcatcgccgctattcgtatgttggcgtacggatcacctgctgacagtgttgacgagtacgttcgaattggtgaaagtactgcaattgagtgctTAAAGAATTTTGTGAAAGGTGTGTGCAGTAGTTGGTGA